The Metabacillus schmidteae genome has a segment encoding these proteins:
- the mobV gene encoding MobV family relaxase: protein MSYFFMIKMQKLKASDIRGIQIHNQGERMEQTISHNGCLNLNYDLVNEEKIDYLEAVEKRLDNVVFSKKKIRKDAVRLCEFLITSEKEFFDSISDKEKNRFFKKGLDFLQDKYGKENIIYANVHYYEKTPHMHVGFVPITEDFRLHANSIFTRLHLAMLQDDILNYMMEAGFDLKRSDSNKREYIYGL, encoded by the coding sequence ATGAGTTATTTTTTTATGATAAAAATGCAAAAATTAAAAGCCTCAGATATACGGGGCATTCAAATACACAATCAAGGGGAAAGAATGGAACAAACAATCTCCCATAATGGGTGTTTAAATTTAAACTATGATCTTGTTAATGAGGAAAAAATAGATTATTTGGAAGCTGTCGAAAAAAGACTAGACAACGTCGTTTTTTCCAAAAAGAAAATTCGAAAAGATGCAGTAAGACTATGTGAATTTCTTATCACTTCTGAAAAAGAGTTTTTTGATAGCATTTCAGATAAAGAAAAAAATAGGTTTTTTAAAAAGGGATTAGACTTTCTTCAAGACAAGTATGGAAAAGAAAATATCATCTATGCAAATGTTCATTACTATGAAAAAACTCCCCATATGCACGTAGGGTTTGTACCGATAACAGAAGATTTTAGACTTCATGCAAACTCTATATTTACAAGGTTACATTTGGCCATGCTTCAAGATGACATTCTTAATTATATGATGGAAGCCGGATTCGATTTAAAACGGTCAGATTCTAATAAACGGGAATATATATATGGTTTGTGA
- a CDS encoding phytanoyl-CoA dioxygenase family protein translates to MTTKLKTITNEQKEQFEKAGYLIVKEVFTIEEIKEIDENFMSMSNEVIPGCFAPDLSQSLKEGEGDPLKRYPRMMHPHRVNDVAMKYMLHPKVMKILADLFEEEALAAQSMFYFKPPGARGQALHQDNFYLKVEPGTCIAAWTAVDSADQENGTLLVVPKTNNDELYCPEKADAKESFTTHYVKVPKGLKAEPAILDQGDVLFFNGNLIHGSYRNKTKDRFRKSFICHYAGESTTKIGSFYSPLFKGNGSKVEPETNLDSGPCGEVFDVEYPH, encoded by the coding sequence GTGACAACAAAATTAAAGACCATTACGAATGAACAAAAAGAACAGTTTGAAAAAGCAGGATATTTAATTGTAAAAGAAGTTTTTACGATAGAAGAAATTAAAGAGATTGATGAAAACTTTATGAGCATGAGTAATGAAGTAATTCCCGGATGTTTTGCTCCTGACCTAAGTCAGTCATTAAAAGAAGGCGAAGGTGACCCTCTAAAACGATATCCCAGAATGATGCATCCACACCGTGTAAATGATGTTGCGATGAAATATATGCTACATCCTAAGGTTATGAAAATACTAGCCGATTTGTTTGAAGAAGAGGCGTTAGCCGCTCAAAGTATGTTTTACTTTAAACCACCTGGGGCACGGGGGCAGGCTCTTCACCAAGATAACTTTTATTTAAAGGTAGAACCTGGCACTTGCATTGCTGCTTGGACAGCTGTTGACAGTGCAGATCAAGAAAATGGTACATTACTCGTTGTACCGAAAACAAATAACGATGAACTTTATTGTCCTGAAAAAGCGGACGCTAAGGAATCATTTACAACTCACTATGTAAAAGTGCCTAAAGGATTAAAAGCTGAGCCAGCCATTTTAGATCAAGGAGATGTATTATTTTTTAATGGAAATTTAATTCACGGATCCTATCGAAACAAAACAAAAGATCGATTCAGAAAATCGTTTATATGTCATTATGCCGGCGAGTCTACTACAAAGATAGGAAGTTTTTACAGTCCGTTATTTAAGGGAAATGGCAGCAAGGTAGAACCTGAAACAAATTTAGATTCAGGCCCGTGTGGAGAGGTTTTTGATGTAGAATATCCTCATTAA
- a CDS encoding sugar phosphate isomerase/epimerase family protein — MKIDIQQSWWAMNGLGNDNREWTMEEKFEKIAEAGFTGIMGELPEEHDMDKWRRLLDEYQFSFGIHSFPSKREDLQQLLTKAKEFGVQYVSSQVMDDFIIGEEAVQLLKSLVDEAKKVNIPYFVETHRGRITQDLIRTVNYVKEISDLRLTVDLSHYVVAGEGCHSKKAEECFDILLKRTSSIHARVSNGHQIQIDIGSDGNHPMTERFVKWWEKGMSYWLQEANQGDVLPLVCELGPPDYSITKHTSIDTIEISDRWEQAIVFKRILEEAWGRVVQSHSSVTR; from the coding sequence GTGAAAATTGATATCCAACAGTCCTGGTGGGCTATGAATGGACTAGGCAATGATAATAGAGAGTGGACGATGGAAGAAAAGTTTGAAAAAATAGCCGAAGCAGGCTTTACGGGTATCATGGGGGAGCTTCCGGAAGAACATGATATGGATAAATGGAGACGGTTACTTGATGAGTATCAGTTTAGCTTTGGAATACATTCTTTTCCATCCAAAAGAGAAGATCTTCAACAACTCCTAACAAAAGCGAAAGAATTTGGAGTACAATACGTAAGTTCTCAAGTTATGGATGATTTTATTATCGGAGAAGAAGCAGTTCAGTTATTAAAAAGTCTAGTTGACGAGGCAAAAAAAGTAAATATCCCCTATTTTGTGGAAACTCATCGAGGAAGAATTACTCAAGACTTGATTAGAACTGTGAACTATGTAAAAGAAATTTCGGATTTACGTTTAACCGTCGATTTATCACATTATGTTGTAGCTGGTGAAGGGTGTCACTCAAAAAAAGCAGAAGAATGTTTTGATATCCTTTTAAAAAGAACGTCCTCAATCCATGCACGTGTATCGAATGGACATCAAATTCAAATTGATATTGGGTCAGACGGTAACCATCCAATGACGGAAAGATTCGTAAAATGGTGGGAAAAAGGTATGTCATACTGGTTGCAGGAAGCAAATCAAGGGGATGTTCTTCCTCTTGTCTGTGAGCTTGGACCACCAGATTATTCAATCACAAAACATACATCTATCGATACGATTGAGATATCAGATCGCTGGGAACAAGCGATTGTGTTTAAACGGATTTTAGAAGAAGCATGGGGAAGAGTAGTTCAAAGTCACTCTTCAGTTACAAGATAA
- a CDS encoding lysozyme inhibitor LprI family protein, whose amino-acid sequence MNTNRKFSILIGTVLLGLLTACGDSSTESNAKPSENNTSQNENVDSNTIDVPEENEEAAQYPSESTKNNEQNEQEKNSNSTSTSSNDVETSKSGNNNKMTESKKGEYLKKLNKMEEADRYAEVKTTMVEMEEQEEERYKKWDKELNEIYGVLKEKLDAEQMEKLREEQRNWIKERDEVAKASSLKYEGGSTESLEYVATQASLTRERCYELVAKYMK is encoded by the coding sequence ATGAATACCAATCGAAAATTCTCAATCCTAATAGGAACAGTTTTATTAGGATTATTGACTGCTTGTGGAGACTCAAGTACGGAGTCAAATGCTAAACCTTCAGAAAACAATACATCCCAAAATGAAAACGTTGACTCAAATACTATAGATGTTCCAGAGGAAAATGAGGAAGCAGCACAATATCCTTCTGAAAGTACTAAAAACAACGAGCAAAATGAGCAAGAAAAGAATTCGAATTCAACATCTACAAGTTCAAATGATGTAGAGACATCTAAGTCCGGTAATAATAATAAAATGACTGAAAGTAAAAAAGGTGAATACCTAAAGAAATTAAATAAGATGGAAGAAGCAGACAGATACGCAGAAGTTAAAACAACTATGGTAGAAATGGAAGAACAAGAGGAGGAACGATATAAAAAATGGGATAAGGAATTGAATGAAATTTATGGTGTATTGAAAGAAAAGCTTGATGCTGAACAAATGGAAAAATTAAGAGAAGAGCAGAGAAATTGGATAAAAGAGAGAGATGAAGTTGCAAAAGCATCTTCACTAAAATATGAAGGCGGCTCGACAGAATCATTAGAATATGTGGCTACACAAGCAAGTCTAACAAGAGAAAGATGCTATGAGTTAGTTGCTAAATATATGAAGTGA
- a CDS encoding spore coat associated protein CotJA: MNSNKSAFTTLKAYKPFHGLYDPCRPIGIKYYSTPPHLYIGFQQPNMPQFSPAEALKKGTLWPAFWDYYENPYEGKKRDQS; encoded by the coding sequence ATGAACAGTAATAAATCGGCATTTACGACTTTAAAAGCGTATAAACCCTTTCATGGCTTGTATGATCCTTGCAGACCAATTGGAATAAAGTACTATTCGACACCTCCACACCTATATATAGGATTTCAACAACCAAATATGCCACAATTTTCACCAGCTGAAGCCTTAAAAAAAGGAACTTTGTGGCCTGCCTTTTGGGATTATTATGAAAACCCATATGAAGGGAAAAAGAGGGATCAATCATGA
- a CDS encoding spore coat protein CotJB — MKQLPPQYYEDLKEIQAIDFVLVELTLYLDTHPSDQQAMIQFNEYAQYSKQLKQNFEAKYGPLQQFGNSFTDANWSWGTTPWPWQI; from the coding sequence ATGAAACAATTACCTCCACAATATTATGAAGATTTAAAGGAAATTCAAGCCATTGATTTTGTACTTGTTGAATTAACGCTTTATTTAGATACTCATCCGAGTGATCAGCAGGCGATGATACAATTTAATGAATATGCTCAATATTCAAAACAACTAAAACAGAATTTTGAAGCAAAATATGGACCTTTACAACAATTTGGAAATAGCTTTACAGATGCGAATTGGAGTTGGGGAACAACTCCATGGCCTTGGCAAATTTAG
- the cotJC gene encoding spore coat protein CotJC — MWFYEKKLQYPVKVSTCNPTLAKYLMEQYGGADGELAAALRYLNQRYTIPDKVVGLLNDIGTEEFAHLEMIATMIYKLTKDATPEQLKEAGLTEHYVNHDSALYYNNAAGVPFTATYIQAKGDPIADLYEDIAAEEKARATYQWLIDISDDPDLNDSLRFLREREIIHSQRFREAVEILKEERDRKKIF, encoded by the coding sequence ATGTGGTTTTATGAGAAGAAATTACAATATCCGGTTAAAGTAAGCACATGTAACCCGACTCTTGCCAAATATCTTATGGAACAATACGGAGGAGCAGATGGAGAACTGGCAGCTGCACTTCGATATTTAAACCAACGATATACAATTCCAGATAAAGTTGTGGGATTATTAAATGATATCGGCACTGAAGAATTTGCTCATCTCGAAATGATTGCAACAATGATTTATAAACTTACAAAAGATGCTACACCTGAGCAATTGAAAGAAGCTGGATTAACAGAACATTATGTGAACCATGACAGTGCGCTTTATTATAATAATGCTGCCGGTGTTCCTTTCACAGCAACCTATATCCAAGCAAAAGGAGACCCAATTGCCGATCTCTATGAAGATATTGCTGCAGAAGAAAAAGCAAGAGCTACATACCAATGGCTAATAGACATATCAGATGATCCAGATTTAAACGACAGTCTGAGATTTTTAAGAGAGCGTGAAATTATACATTCACAACGTTTTCGTGAAGCTGTAGAAATATTAAAAGAAGAGAGAGACAGGAAAAAGATTTTTTAA
- a CDS encoding GGDEF domain-containing protein, with protein sequence MKYKFAFVSPKVSLEKKQLLEKHLFNENLQRCKLFASIVILFESILILMNLSSMFQSQGEIVINPYLMLYCLLLIMSSFMLLYIRLFEKRTSYTKAQYKRFKVGLLSFVNFFLVWGSVVTLIDQKEYGHVMAFAVNFMCVSILFHASNRTILLLYILPISVLLIGLPFFQSSDAILTGHYINLSVFLFFCWLASRMLYISQSTNFFNKLLLTETNSNLALKIEENEKINQQLAKANEQLKEMTIIDELTNIPNRRGFQQYIQESLTYSNGKRKLSIIMIDIDAFKLFNDNYGHLEGDKIIKSVAQMIQNHVIDSSFSISARFGGEEFVIAVFDRNDLEIDKLAEDIRIAIYAAEIPHEYSPVTNHVTISVGIATDYVKNENDIPQLLEHADHALYRSKSNGKNRVERLEKSRVLG encoded by the coding sequence ATGAAATATAAATTCGCTTTTGTTAGTCCAAAAGTTTCCCTTGAAAAAAAACAATTACTTGAAAAGCATTTATTTAATGAAAATCTTCAGAGATGCAAGCTTTTTGCCAGCATTGTCATTTTGTTTGAAAGTATTTTGATTTTGATGAATTTGTCATCTATGTTTCAGAGTCAAGGGGAAATTGTAATAAATCCTTATTTAATGTTGTATTGCTTATTGTTAATAATGAGTTCTTTCATGCTTTTATACATACGTCTTTTTGAAAAAAGAACTTCTTATACAAAAGCTCAATATAAAAGGTTTAAGGTCGGACTATTAAGTTTTGTTAATTTCTTTTTAGTATGGGGATCTGTTGTTACACTGATTGATCAAAAAGAATATGGACATGTTATGGCATTTGCGGTTAACTTTATGTGTGTATCCATTCTTTTTCACGCTTCAAACCGGACAATCCTATTATTGTACATACTGCCTATTAGTGTGCTGCTTATTGGTTTACCTTTTTTTCAATCTTCAGACGCTATATTAACGGGACACTACATCAATCTTTCTGTCTTTTTATTTTTTTGTTGGTTGGCGTCAAGAATGTTATATATCAGCCAATCTACCAATTTTTTTAATAAGCTGCTCCTAACAGAGACGAACAGTAATCTAGCATTGAAAATCGAAGAAAATGAAAAGATTAATCAGCAGTTGGCAAAAGCAAATGAACAGCTCAAGGAAATGACGATTATTGATGAATTAACCAATATTCCAAATCGAAGAGGTTTTCAGCAATATATACAGGAATCATTGACTTACAGCAATGGAAAACGGAAACTTTCTATTATCATGATTGATATTGATGCGTTTAAATTATTCAATGATAATTATGGACATTTGGAAGGGGATAAGATAATTAAGTCAGTTGCACAAATGATACAAAATCATGTAATAGATTCCTCATTTAGCATTTCTGCCCGGTTTGGAGGGGAAGAGTTTGTAATTGCTGTATTTGACAGGAATGACTTAGAAATCGACAAACTTGCAGAAGACATAAGAATAGCTATTTATGCAGCTGAAATTCCGCATGAATATTCTCCTGTTACAAATCATGTGACAATAAGTGTTGGTATTGCAACTGATTATGTTAAGAATGAAAATGACATTCCACAGTTGCTGGAACATGCTGATCATGCTCTTTATCGATCAAAATCAAATGGAAAAAATCGTGTAGAGCGACTTGAAAAGAGTAGAGTACTAGGTTAG
- a CDS encoding isoprenyl transferase: MKIPFLNHIHSLESFQYPEENIPHHIAIIMDGNGRWAEKRGMPRAAGHKEGVSTVVKIVKAAVKCKVKVLTLYTFSTENWKRPKPEIDFILRLPKEFLTIYLPELISNNVRIEAIGNMDMLPAYTREAVQYAINRTRENNGLQLNIALNYGSRHEILNAMKQMFLDINNAKLSLEDLDDQVFSGYLNTAGLKDPDLLIRTGGEKRLSNFLLWQLAYTEFWFTDVLWPDFSEKEFIQALEEYQTRKRRYGGI; this comes from the coding sequence ATGAAAATCCCATTTTTAAATCATATACATTCACTGGAGTCCTTTCAGTATCCAGAAGAAAATATACCGCACCATATAGCAATAATCATGGACGGAAACGGACGTTGGGCCGAAAAGCGTGGCATGCCAAGAGCGGCTGGTCATAAAGAAGGAGTATCTACAGTCGTGAAAATTGTCAAGGCAGCAGTCAAATGTAAGGTAAAGGTTTTGACACTATATACGTTTTCCACGGAAAACTGGAAACGTCCAAAACCCGAAATAGACTTTATATTAAGACTTCCCAAGGAGTTCTTAACTATTTATCTACCAGAGCTTATATCTAATAATGTTAGAATTGAGGCAATTGGTAATATGGATATGCTTCCAGCATATACTCGTGAAGCCGTACAGTATGCCATCAACAGAACGCGGGAAAATAACGGTCTTCAGCTGAATATTGCGCTTAATTACGGAAGCAGACACGAGATTTTAAATGCCATGAAACAGATGTTCTTGGATATAAACAATGCGAAATTGTCACTGGAAGATCTAGATGACCAGGTATTTTCAGGATACCTTAATACAGCTGGGCTAAAAGATCCTGATCTACTTATACGTACCGGAGGAGAAAAACGATTGAGCAATTTCCTGCTTTGGCAGCTTGCATATACGGAGTTCTGGTTTACTGATGTGCTTTGGCCAGATTTCTCTGAGAAAGAATTTATTCAGGCATTGGAAGAATACCAGACACGAAAAAGAAGGTATGGCGGGATATAA
- a CDS encoding class I SAM-dependent methyltransferase codes for MEISVKAAYDQLASDYEHNVDTKNPWNSHYERPAMVKLFPSDLTTIKVLDAGCAAGWYTEKLLELGAEVTATDISEEMVAATQRRVGNKVEVLNINLEKELPFQNESFEFIISSLVIHYIKDWDRTFSEFQRILKPGGIFLFSIHHPLMDIKFSKNNEYFSKELIVDQWERQGKIIDVPFYRRPLNEIINKTLEFFAIERIVEPQPTIEFKTLNPEGYQRLMSQPNFLIIKAMKKH; via the coding sequence ATGGAGATAAGCGTAAAGGCAGCTTACGATCAACTTGCAAGCGATTATGAACATAATGTCGATACTAAAAATCCATGGAATTCTCATTATGAAAGACCTGCAATGGTAAAGCTATTTCCTTCAGATTTGACTACTATTAAAGTATTGGATGCAGGTTGTGCAGCAGGTTGGTATACAGAAAAGTTACTGGAACTTGGTGCTGAAGTCACTGCAACTGACATAAGTGAAGAAATGGTAGCAGCTACACAAAGGCGTGTTGGAAACAAAGTGGAAGTTCTTAATATTAACCTGGAAAAAGAATTGCCTTTTCAAAATGAATCATTTGAATTTATAATCAGTTCACTTGTCATTCATTATATAAAAGATTGGGATAGAACTTTTAGTGAGTTTCAAAGGATTTTGAAGCCGGGAGGTATATTTTTATTTTCAATCCATCATCCACTTATGGATATAAAATTCTCCAAAAATAATGAATATTTTTCGAAAGAGTTAATTGTGGACCAATGGGAAAGACAGGGAAAGATCATTGACGTCCCTTTCTATCGAAGACCCTTGAATGAAATAATAAATAAAACTCTTGAGTTTTTTGCCATCGAAAGGATAGTTGAACCTCAACCTACAATCGAATTTAAAACATTAAATCCAGAAGGTTATCAAAGGCTAATGAGCCAACCTAATTTTTTGATTATTAAGGCAATGAAAAAACATTAA